In Parasteatoda tepidariorum isolate YZ-2023 chromosome 2, CAS_Ptep_4.0, whole genome shotgun sequence, one DNA window encodes the following:
- the LOC107436953 gene encoding large ribosomal subunit protein mL45 — MAHQIIRNLKCNSLMYRNASKFSILFMPPVFFNIQSRQASNKHWNPKFKRERKEKFQKIELPDYDEKRRDQDLPIDEVKAKLKKSGILPNRPWYEKPMHVSCLGSIVDAYIPPEGDAKAATFSTPGMKQTYDSIGKKGKSYLALRKIRNTDYEFDIPTFAENAKDIYIKAQTALMKYDEDQLHELVTEKAYPEITENVKNKVIKWKYIQTLEHPRVVHIRCQEMQQRDNMFAQITLRLFSQETLAVYDRFGRLMYGSEDTLKDTLQYIVFEKHITSLNGAWRIHGKIIPDWLPPKEPIKRTYFLPDIDIPSEPVVESKSLEVSESDSKTIESVKQ, encoded by the exons ATGGCTCATCAAATTATTCGCAACTTAAAG TGTAATAGCCTTATGTATAGGAATGCATCAAAGTTCTCTATCCTTTTTATGCCACCTGTGTTTTTCAACATTCAAAGCAGACAGGCTTCAAATAAACATTGGAATCCTAAgtttaaaagagaaagaaaagaaaaa tttcaaaaaattgagtTGCCTGATTATGATGAAAAGCGTCGAGACCAAGATCTTCCCATTGATGAAGTGAAAGCTAAGTTAAAGAAATCTGGTATTCTCCCCAATAGGCCATGGTATGAAAAGCCAATGCACGTCAGCTGTTtag GTTCAATTGTGGATGCATATATTCCCCCAGAGGGGGATGCAAAAGCAGCAACTTTTTCAACTCCA GGTATGAAACAAACTTATGATAGTATTGGAAAGAAAGGGAAATCATACCTTGCCTTAAGAAAAATCAGAAACACTGACTATGAATTTGATATTCCAACTTTTGCTGAAAAtgcaaaagatatttatattaaagcaCAAACTGCTCTAATGAA GTATGATGAGGATCAACTACATGAGTTGGTGACTGAAAAGGCATATCCT gaaaTTACAGAGAATGTAAAGAACAAAGTtattaaatggaaatatattCAGACTTTAGAGCACCCAAGAGTTGTGCATATACGTTGCCAAGAAATGCAGCAAAGAGATAATATGTTTGCGCAAATTACTCTTCGTTTGTTTTCACAGGAGACACTTGCTGTGTATGATCGTTTTGGGCGACTTATGTACGGAAGCGAAGACACTCTAAAAGACACTTTGCaatatatagtttttgaaaaacatattacTAGCCTTAATGGAGCATGGAGAATCCATGGAAAAATCATCCCAGATTGGTTACCTCCTAAAGAGCCAATTAAGAGAACATATTTCCTTCCAGACATTGACATACCATCTGAACCAGTTGTTGAATCTAAATCACTTGAAGTATCTGAGTCAGATAGCAAGACTATAGAATctgttaaacaataa